The Deltaproteobacteria bacterium HGW-Deltaproteobacteria-4 genome includes a window with the following:
- a CDS encoding mercuric reductase: MSASPSTSPEIFPRDAHNQTLVANVHPSEWANPTPSGRYNLVVIGGGTAGLICAAGAAGLGAKVALIERHLLGGDCLNVGCVPSKGVIRASRALFDARNGGDFGVLGGAGLQFDFATAMERMRRLRADISHHDSAKRFRDELGVDVFIGQGSFVSRDCVEVAGQKLFFKKAAICTGARAAAPPIPGLDESGYLTNETVFSLTKLPPRLAVIGAGPIGCELAQSFARFGSQVILIELGPHILGREDSDAAGILHAAFVREGVDLQLGVKILDVEKRGSEKVLRLERNGEEVEVVADEILVGVGRAPNIEGLELEKGGILYDRTGVKVSDTLQTSNPHVYAAGDICFPYKFTHTADALARILIANALFMGRQKTSALTIPWCTYTDPEIAHVGMYEQDARGKGMEVTTFTVPLADIDRAVLDGEKEGFARVHLRKGTDKILGATIVARHAGEMINEFSLAITSGLGLAAIGKTIHPYPTQAEVIKRLADAHNRTRLTPFVKNLLSRWLTWQRS; this comes from the coding sequence ATGTCTGCAAGTCCGTCTACAAGTCCGGAAATATTCCCCCGAGATGCTCATAATCAAACTCTGGTCGCCAATGTCCATCCATCGGAATGGGCCAATCCGACCCCGTCCGGACGGTACAATCTGGTAGTTATCGGCGGCGGCACAGCCGGACTGATCTGTGCCGCCGGGGCGGCCGGATTGGGGGCGAAAGTTGCACTCATCGAGCGTCACCTGCTCGGTGGTGACTGTCTCAATGTCGGCTGCGTCCCTTCCAAAGGGGTGATCCGCGCGTCCCGGGCCCTCTTTGACGCCCGAAACGGTGGTGACTTCGGCGTGCTCGGCGGCGCCGGGCTGCAATTTGATTTTGCCACGGCGATGGAGCGGATGCGGCGTCTGCGCGCCGATATCAGTCACCACGATTCCGCCAAACGCTTTCGCGATGAGCTCGGGGTGGATGTCTTTATCGGCCAGGGGAGTTTTGTCAGCCGGGATTGCGTCGAGGTCGCCGGGCAGAAGCTCTTCTTTAAAAAAGCCGCCATCTGCACCGGTGCCAGGGCTGCCGCGCCGCCGATCCCCGGTTTGGACGAGAGCGGCTACCTCACCAACGAAACGGTCTTCTCCCTGACAAAACTGCCACCCCGTCTGGCGGTGATCGGCGCCGGGCCCATCGGTTGCGAACTGGCGCAATCCTTTGCCCGCTTCGGCAGTCAAGTCATCCTGATCGAGCTCGGTCCTCATATCCTCGGGCGCGAAGACAGCGATGCTGCCGGGATCCTCCATGCCGCCTTTGTCCGTGAGGGGGTCGATCTCCAGCTCGGGGTCAAGATCCTCGACGTGGAAAAGCGAGGGAGCGAGAAGGTCCTGCGCCTGGAGCGTAACGGCGAAGAGGTGGAAGTGGTCGCGGACGAGATTCTCGTCGGCGTCGGCCGGGCTCCGAACATTGAAGGGCTCGAACTGGAAAAGGGCGGAATTCTTTACGACCGAACCGGGGTGAAGGTCAGTGATACCTTGCAAACCTCGAACCCTCATGTCTATGCCGCTGGCGATATCTGTTTTCCTTACAAATTCACCCATACCGCCGATGCTCTCGCCCGCATCCTCATTGCCAACGCCCTCTTCATGGGACGGCAGAAAACTTCGGCGCTGACCATCCCCTGGTGCACCTACACCGACCCGGAGATCGCTCATGTCGGGATGTATGAACAGGATGCCAGGGGCAAAGGGATGGAAGTGACGACCTTCACCGTGCCGCTCGCCGATATCGACCGGGCTGTCCTTGATGGCGAAAAAGAAGGTTTTGCCCGCGTCCACCTGCGCAAAGGGACTGACAAAATCCTTGGCGCCACCATTGTCGCCCGTCATGCCGGGGAGATGATCAACGAATTCTCTCTGGCGATCACCAGTGGCCTTGGACTTGCCGCCATCGGCAAGACCATTCACCCCTACCCGACTCAGGCCGAGGTGATCAAACGCCTGGCCGACGCTCACAACCGGACGAGGCTGACCCCGTTTGTGAAGAACTTGTTGAGCCGTTGGTTAACGTGGCAAAGAAGCTGA
- the pgl gene encoding 6-phosphogluconolactonase produces the protein MIKVFADQEALARAAAEFFAAQARQAVAARGRFLVLLAGGETPRRTYQLLAQDPLRRQIPWREVHFFWGDERCVPSDDPRSNAAMAQRSLLDRLPLRPEQIHSIRYDRSPQASADRYQAELTDFFAGAAPCFDLALLGIGNDGHTASLLPGSAALEEQVRWTAVTRRREEDFSRITLTAPIINQATVVLFLVAGADKAAMLAKILNAPTETIQYPAQRIRPRSGELRWWADRAAAGLLDESV, from the coding sequence GTGATCAAGGTCTTTGCCGACCAAGAGGCACTGGCCCGGGCGGCGGCGGAGTTCTTCGCCGCGCAGGCGCGGCAGGCGGTGGCGGCGCGCGGGCGCTTTCTGGTGCTGTTGGCCGGTGGCGAAACGCCGCGCCGCACTTATCAACTCCTGGCACAGGACCCCCTACGTCGCCAGATTCCCTGGAGGGAGGTCCATTTTTTCTGGGGAGATGAACGTTGTGTCCCTTCCGATGACCCCCGCAGTAATGCCGCAATGGCGCAGCGATCACTCCTTGACCGCCTGCCATTACGGCCGGAGCAGATCCATTCGATCCGCTACGACCGGTCGCCGCAAGCGTCTGCCGACCGCTATCAGGCCGAGCTGACTGATTTCTTTGCCGGAGCAGCACCTTGCTTCGACCTGGCGCTCCTCGGTATCGGCAATGACGGCCACACCGCGTCCCTGCTACCTGGCTCGGCAGCTCTGGAAGAACAGGTGCGCTGGACCGCCGTCACCCGCCGGCGTGAAGAGGATTTCAGCCGGATCACCCTGACAGCGCCGATCATCAACCAGGCGACAGTGGTGCTCTTTCTGGTGGCGGGAGCTGACAAAGCAGCGATGCTGGCGAAGATCCTGAATGCACCGACCGAAACGATACAGTACCCGGCGCAACGGATCCGTCCCCGGTCCGGCGAACTGCGCTGGTGGGCGGATCGCGCGGCGGCGGGTCTGTTGGATGAATCGGTTTGA
- the priA gene encoding primosomal protein N', whose translation MTEPTVLIASVAVAAPLPHPLSYLVPPHLQKRVHAGSRVIVPLGRRQAAGCVLSVTNGDGSGLKALVDAPDDDALFPATMLPFLLRAAEYYRYPPGEAIRSVLPAGLGTQTVRVTPRTERVFTAIFRDDLPRGAQQLAVVTLLRQKGPLSATELRKEMAVGSDVLRRLLDHGWLEEERQVRRRDPFLDIPAPTDSAPTLNAEQEQARLALHTALHSGAFAPFLLHGVTGSGKTEVYLHAIADALALGKQALILVPEIALTPQLTARFRARFGASTAIAVLHSGLSDGERFDAWRMIGRGEAQIVIGARSAIFAPLTCPGVIVVDEEHDSSYKQGEGFRYNARDLALLRGQMDQATVILGSATPAVTTFHRAQSGLYGYLPLTGRAIGQPMPTVEIVDLRQQPKGTTIIAPPLQAAIGFELAAGGQILLLLNRRGFAPAILCRDCGSGFHCPNCDIALTFHSRRRRLLCHYCDYSITIPSLCPTCNSLNLEAVGAGTERLEEDLRAAFPEARIDRMDRDTTGGKGAHRQIVDAMLARQTDILVGTQMIAKGHDFPGVTLVGVINADLALNLPDFRAAERAFTLLSQVAGRAGRGDQPGRVLIQTYAPEHYAVTCALQHDYQTFYTQEITFRQELGYPPFGHLINLVMSGNDGALVAEGTEKLAAALRGSARNLEVLGPAPCPLARLRGKHRFQLLLKSQERAPLRRLLGQIDLLRRKVTAGLTLSVDIDPLDML comes from the coding sequence ATGACCGAACCGACCGTCCTTATTGCCAGCGTTGCTGTCGCAGCGCCCCTCCCCCACCCGCTCAGCTACCTGGTGCCGCCGCACCTGCAGAAGCGGGTACACGCCGGGAGTCGGGTCATTGTCCCCCTCGGGCGGCGACAGGCGGCGGGGTGCGTTTTGTCGGTAACGAACGGCGACGGCAGCGGTCTGAAAGCGTTGGTCGATGCCCCAGATGACGACGCCCTCTTTCCGGCAACGATGCTCCCCTTTCTGTTGCGGGCGGCGGAGTATTATCGTTACCCCCCCGGCGAAGCGATCCGCTCCGTCCTCCCCGCCGGCCTCGGCACCCAGACGGTGCGGGTGACACCGCGCACCGAGCGGGTCTTCACCGCCATATTCCGCGACGATCTGCCGCGCGGCGCCCAACAGTTGGCGGTCGTCACTCTGCTGCGTCAAAAGGGTCCCTTGTCTGCCACCGAGCTACGCAAGGAGATGGCCGTTGGCAGCGATGTGCTGCGCCGGCTCCTTGATCATGGCTGGCTGGAGGAAGAGCGCCAGGTGCGGCGGCGCGATCCCTTTCTTGACATCCCTGCACCGACTGATAGCGCGCCGACCCTGAACGCTGAACAGGAACAGGCCCGCCTTGCCCTGCACACCGCCCTGCACAGCGGCGCCTTTGCCCCCTTTTTGCTGCACGGCGTCACCGGCAGCGGCAAGACCGAGGTTTACCTCCATGCCATCGCCGACGCTCTCGCTCTCGGCAAGCAGGCGCTGATCCTCGTCCCGGAGATCGCTCTGACTCCGCAGCTCACCGCCCGCTTTCGCGCCCGCTTCGGAGCATCGACTGCTATTGCCGTCCTCCATTCCGGCCTCTCCGACGGCGAACGTTTTGATGCCTGGCGGATGATCGGGCGCGGCGAAGCGCAGATCGTTATCGGCGCCCGCTCAGCGATCTTTGCGCCCCTCACCTGTCCCGGCGTCATCGTTGTCGATGAAGAACACGATTCGAGCTACAAACAGGGGGAAGGTTTTCGCTACAACGCCCGGGATCTCGCCCTGTTACGAGGCCAGATGGACCAGGCGACGGTGATCCTCGGCAGCGCCACTCCGGCGGTGACGACCTTTCATCGCGCCCAGAGCGGTCTTTACGGCTATCTTCCTCTCACCGGCCGCGCCATCGGTCAGCCAATGCCGACCGTCGAGATCGTCGATCTCCGGCAGCAACCGAAAGGGACAACGATCATCGCGCCGCCGCTACAGGCCGCGATTGGCTTTGAGCTGGCAGCAGGGGGGCAGATCCTCCTCCTCCTCAATCGCCGCGGCTTTGCGCCGGCGATCCTGTGCCGCGATTGCGGCAGCGGTTTCCACTGCCCGAACTGCGACATTGCCCTCACCTTCCATTCCCGCCGCCGCCGCCTCCTTTGTCACTATTGCGACTACAGCATAACTATCCCTTCCCTTTGCCCAACCTGTAACAGCCTCAATCTCGAAGCAGTCGGCGCCGGCACCGAACGCCTCGAAGAGGACCTCAGAGCCGCCTTTCCGGAAGCGCGCATCGACCGTATGGATCGCGACACCACCGGCGGCAAAGGGGCGCATCGCCAGATCGTCGACGCCATGCTGGCACGACAGACCGATATCCTCGTCGGCACCCAGATGATTGCCAAGGGGCATGACTTCCCCGGCGTCACCCTGGTCGGCGTCATCAACGCCGATCTTGCCCTCAACCTTCCCGACTTCCGGGCCGCGGAGCGCGCCTTCACCCTTCTTTCCCAGGTAGCCGGGCGGGCCGGACGCGGCGATCAACCCGGCCGGGTGCTGATTCAAACCTACGCACCGGAGCACTATGCTGTCACCTGCGCCCTGCAGCATGACTACCAGACCTTCTACACGCAGGAGATCACCTTCCGCCAGGAACTCGGCTACCCCCCCTTCGGGCATTTAATCAATCTGGTGATGAGTGGCAACGATGGCGCCCTCGTTGCCGAAGGTACGGAGAAGCTCGCTGCCGCTCTGCGGGGAAGCGCCCGCAACCTCGAAGTGCTCGGTCCCGCCCCCTGCCCCCTCGCCCGCCTGCGCGGCAAGCATCGTTTTCAGCTCCTGCTCAAGAGCCAGGAGCGGGCCCCCCTGCGCCGGCTTCTCGGGCAGATCGATCTCCTCCGCCGCAAAGTCACCGCCGGACTCACCCTGAGCGTCGATATCGATCCCCTGGATATGCTCTAA
- a CDS encoding DUF3641 domain-containing protein: MIPLFKDRLQAVNPEFETFASLQTLQANLGNLCNLNCHHCHVNASHRGTEVMGLEVIEQIILFLTRHPHLTLDITGGCPEMNPNFRTLIERTDGLTPHRLLRSNLAIMAESGREWLPEYCRQHELTIIASLPCYLEENVDGQRGQGVYRKSVQVLKQLNALGYGREVELNLVYNPGGEFIPGRQHDLEAAYKEELLARHGITFNHLFTITNAPIGRFREHLEASGTYTEYLQLLASRFNPETAESIMCRSLISVDWQGKLYNCDFNQALGMAITAADGAEIYLWELDDSSINGKKISLSEHCYCCTAGEGSSCTGALLS, translated from the coding sequence ATGATCCCTTTATTCAAAGATCGTTTACAAGCGGTTAATCCGGAATTTGAAACCTTTGCCAGTTTGCAGACCCTCCAGGCCAATCTCGGCAACCTGTGCAACCTGAACTGTCATCACTGCCATGTGAACGCTTCCCATCGTGGTACGGAAGTCATGGGGCTCGAAGTCATCGAGCAGATTATCTTATTCCTTACCCGACATCCCCATCTCACGCTCGATATCACCGGCGGCTGCCCTGAGATGAATCCGAACTTCCGCACTCTCATCGAGAGGACAGATGGCCTGACGCCGCACCGGCTTCTGCGCAGCAATCTCGCGATTATGGCCGAATCGGGGCGGGAGTGGTTGCCGGAGTATTGTCGGCAGCATGAACTGACGATCATCGCTTCCCTCCCCTGTTATCTCGAAGAGAATGTCGACGGGCAGCGCGGTCAGGGGGTCTATCGGAAGAGTGTTCAGGTCTTAAAGCAACTGAACGCCCTCGGCTATGGTCGTGAAGTGGAGCTGAATCTCGTCTACAATCCCGGGGGAGAATTTATTCCTGGCCGGCAGCATGATCTGGAAGCGGCCTACAAGGAAGAGCTGTTGGCCCGACACGGCATCACCTTCAACCACCTTTTCACGATCACCAACGCTCCGATCGGCCGTTTTCGTGAACATCTCGAAGCCAGCGGTACCTATACGGAATACCTGCAACTGCTCGCAAGTCGTTTTAATCCTGAAACGGCCGAAAGTATCATGTGCCGCAGCCTGATCAGTGTCGATTGGCAAGGAAAACTCTATAATTGTGATTTCAATCAGGCTCTCGGCATGGCCATCACCGCAGCGGACGGCGCGGAAATCTATCTTTGGGAACTGGATGACAGCAGCATCAACGGTAAGAAGATTTCTCTTTCCGAGCATTGTTATTGCTGCACTGCCGGCGAAGGCTCCAGTTGTACCGGTGCGTTGCTGTCTTAG
- a CDS encoding NADP-specific glutamate dehydrogenase, producing the protein MQLDSRLETIYQEVINRNPGESEFHQAVREVLDSLGPVVVKHPEYLESKLINRLCEPERQIIFRVPWTDDKGNVQINRGFRVEFNSALGPYKGGLRFHPSVYLGIIKFLGFEQIFKNSLTGLPIGGGKGGSDFDPKGKSDAEVMRFCQSFMTELYRHIGEHTDVPAGDIGVGGREIGYMFGQYKRITNRWEAGVLTGKGLKWGGSLARTEATGYGATFFINEALKVRKDTFGGKTCLVSGSGNVAIYTIEKIHQLGGKCIACSDSNGVIVHDKGLDVNLIKQLKEVERRRIEDYLTYHKDAKYIKNGNIWDIPCQVAMPSATQNEINGKDALTLVKNGCIAVGEGANMPTTPEGVKVFLDAKIAYGPGKAANAGGVATSALEMQQNAQRDSWSFEETEAKLEKIMVNIHKLCYRTSEEYGSPGDYVLGANIAGFIKVADAMVAHGVI; encoded by the coding sequence ATGCAACTCGACAGCAGACTCGAAACTATCTATCAGGAAGTCATTAACCGTAATCCCGGTGAAAGCGAATTTCATCAGGCAGTTCGCGAGGTCCTCGATTCTCTGGGCCCGGTCGTGGTCAAACATCCGGAGTATCTGGAGAGCAAACTCATCAATCGCCTTTGTGAGCCGGAACGCCAGATCATCTTCCGGGTTCCCTGGACGGATGACAAAGGAAATGTTCAGATCAATCGTGGTTTCCGCGTCGAGTTCAACAGCGCCCTCGGCCCCTACAAGGGCGGCCTGCGCTTTCACCCCTCGGTCTATCTTGGCATCATCAAATTCCTCGGCTTCGAGCAGATTTTCAAGAACTCCCTGACCGGCCTGCCGATCGGCGGCGGCAAGGGCGGCTCGGACTTCGATCCTAAGGGCAAGTCGGATGCTGAAGTCATGCGCTTCTGCCAAAGCTTCATGACCGAGCTGTACCGTCACATCGGCGAGCACACCGACGTCCCGGCTGGTGATATCGGCGTTGGCGGCCGCGAGATCGGCTATATGTTCGGCCAGTACAAGCGCATCACCAATCGCTGGGAAGCCGGCGTCCTCACCGGCAAAGGCCTCAAGTGGGGCGGCTCTTTGGCGCGCACCGAAGCGACCGGTTACGGCGCCACCTTCTTCATCAATGAAGCCCTCAAGGTGCGCAAAGACACCTTCGGCGGCAAGACCTGTCTGGTCTCCGGTTCCGGCAACGTTGCGATTTACACCATCGAGAAGATCCATCAGCTCGGCGGCAAATGCATCGCCTGCTCCGACTCCAACGGCGTCATCGTTCATGACAAAGGCCTCGACGTCAACCTGATCAAACAGCTCAAAGAAGTCGAGCGTCGCCGCATCGAGGACTATCTGACCTACCACAAAGATGCCAAGTACATCAAAAATGGCAACATCTGGGATATCCCCTGCCAGGTCGCCATGCCTTCAGCCACCCAGAACGAAATCAACGGCAAGGATGCTCTCACCCTGGTCAAGAACGGCTGTATCGCCGTTGGCGAAGGGGCGAATATGCCGACCACGCCGGAAGGGGTCAAAGTCTTCCTTGACGCCAAGATCGCTTACGGTCCAGGCAAAGCAGCCAACGCCGGTGGCGTCGCCACCTCGGCCCTGGAAATGCAGCAGAATGCCCAGCGCGATTCCTGGTCCTTCGAAGAGACCGAAGCCAAGCTGGAAAAGATCATGGTCAACATCCACAAACTTTGTTATCGCACCTCGGAGGAGTACGGCTCCCCTGGCGACTACGTCCTCGGCGCCAACATCGCCGGCTTCATCAAAGTCGCCGATGCCATGGTTGCACATGGCGTGATCTAA
- a CDS encoding TVP38/TMEM64 family protein — protein MPKVNNKKIALAFAAIVAIALFFYFDLGRFLTLAALKANRQSLLDYYSAHKILTVASFMAIYIIQTVLSLPGAAILSLAAGAIFGSIMGTVYASIAATIGATLAFLVTRYLLRDIVLNKFGNRLEGMNRELESRGFSYLLFLRLVPVFPFFLINLAAGLTRLPLRTFFFATMIGIIPGGFVYVNAGASLATIDSLAGIASPRVLGSFALLGFFALIPVLYNKFKPGASRPPFN, from the coding sequence ATGCCAAAAGTGAACAATAAAAAAATTGCCTTGGCTTTCGCCGCCATTGTTGCCATAGCCCTCTTCTTTTACTTCGATCTCGGTCGGTTCCTGACCCTGGCGGCCCTTAAGGCAAATCGGCAGTCGCTCCTCGATTACTATTCCGCGCACAAAATTCTAACGGTTGCAAGTTTTATGGCGATCTATATTATTCAGACCGTACTGTCCCTACCAGGAGCCGCCATTCTCTCTCTGGCTGCCGGGGCGATTTTCGGTTCAATCATGGGGACGGTCTATGCCAGCATCGCCGCCACCATCGGCGCGACCCTCGCCTTTCTCGTCACTCGTTACCTGCTGCGGGATATCGTCCTCAACAAATTTGGCAATAGACTAGAGGGGATGAATCGTGAACTCGAAAGCCGGGGTTTCAGCTACCTCCTCTTTCTGCGCTTGGTGCCGGTCTTCCCTTTCTTTCTGATCAACCTCGCCGCCGGCCTGACCCGTCTGCCGCTGCGGACTTTTTTCTTTGCCACCATGATCGGCATCATTCCCGGCGGATTTGTCTATGTCAATGCCGGCGCGAGCCTGGCGACCATCGACTCTCTGGCCGGGATCGCTTCCCCCCGGGTCCTCGGCTCCTTTGCGCTCCTGGGATTCTTTGCTTTGATCCCGGTGCTGTATAATAAGTTCAAGCCTGGCGCCTCTCGACCTCCTTTTAATTAA
- the gnd gene encoding 6-phosphogluconate dehydrogenase (decarboxylating) has protein sequence MQIGMIGIGRMGGDMVRRLLKGGHECVVYGRNAVAVNALVGAGAQGCEDLSSFISRLTLPRVVWLMIPAAAVDGVIVDLLPLLNAGDILIDGGNSHYHDDIRRSGELSAQGIHYLDVGTSGGVWGRERGYCLMIGGEAATVQHLDPIFAALAPGCGAAPATPGRSTADSTAEQGYLHCGPSGAGHFVKMVHNGIEYGLMAAYAEGFNLLHHANVGSAGREIDAETTPLRHPEHFRYDLNLADISELWRRGSVISSWLLDLSAQSFAANPTLNDFAGRVSDSGEGRWTINAAIDAGVPAPVLSAALYQRFSSRGEGEFGNKLLSALRYQFGGHQEKSRKKGK, from the coding sequence ATGCAAATCGGCATGATCGGAATTGGCCGCATGGGGGGCGATATGGTGCGGCGCCTGCTCAAAGGTGGACATGAATGTGTGGTGTATGGTCGTAACGCGGTGGCGGTGAATGCCCTCGTCGGGGCAGGGGCGCAGGGGTGTGAAGATCTCTCCTCTTTCATCTCCCGACTGACTCTCCCCCGGGTGGTCTGGCTGATGATCCCGGCGGCGGCGGTTGACGGGGTGATTGTTGACCTTCTCCCGCTCCTGAATGCCGGCGACATCCTCATCGATGGCGGCAATTCTCACTACCACGATGATATCCGTCGCAGTGGCGAGTTAAGCGCTCAGGGGATTCACTATCTCGATGTCGGGACGAGCGGCGGGGTGTGGGGGCGGGAGCGCGGTTACTGCCTGATGATCGGCGGCGAAGCGGCGACGGTCCAGCATCTCGATCCGATCTTTGCCGCCCTGGCACCGGGGTGTGGAGCCGCTCCTGCGACGCCCGGACGGAGCACCGCGGATTCGACGGCGGAACAAGGTTATCTGCACTGCGGCCCGAGTGGTGCCGGCCACTTTGTCAAGATGGTCCATAACGGCATCGAGTATGGATTGATGGCCGCGTACGCCGAAGGGTTCAACCTCCTGCACCACGCCAATGTCGGCAGCGCCGGGCGGGAAATCGATGCCGAAACAACGCCGCTGCGCCACCCCGAACACTTCCGCTACGACCTCAATCTGGCCGACATCTCGGAACTATGGCGGCGCGGGAGTGTCATTTCCTCCTGGCTCCTCGATCTCAGCGCCCAATCCTTCGCAGCCAATCCGACGCTCAATGACTTTGCCGGGCGGGTCTCCGATTCCGGCGAAGGGCGCTGGACGATTAACGCCGCCATCGACGCCGGGGTGCCGGCGCCGGTCCTCAGCGCCGCTCTTTACCAGCGCTTCAGTTCTCGCGGTGAGGGAGAATTTGGCAATAAACTCCTCTCGGCCCTGCGCTACCAGTTCGGTGGCCATCAAGAAAAATCCCGCAAGAAAGGGAAGTAG
- the zwf gene encoding glucose-6-phosphate dehydrogenase encodes MPKRSVLAPTIIIIFGAGGDLAWRKLVPALYNLLLDGHLPEQFAIIGVARKTVESAGFRAKIRIGVDQFSRRGVIDESLWKRFAETISYVSEDLTDQSSGIALNARLAEIEGGWGVRANRIYYLAIPPNTMEPAAAMLQRLGVCRDCSRDRLVVEKPFGRDLPSAQTLNRFLGNMFVESQIYRIDHYLGKETVQNILAFRFANSLYEPIWNRRYIDHVQITVAETVGVEARGDYYDHAGALRDMVQNHLLQILCLVAMEPPISFDADEIRNKKVDVLRALRPIKNEEIHRVAVRGQYRKGTIHGSPVPGYREEESVSAESATETYAAFTFHIDNWRWQGVPFYLRTGKRLPAKVSEVSIIFRSPPHQFFPSAAVESWQPNRIVIRIQPEEGIDTRIQVKQPGTRLLLGAADMQFRYREAFKTPAPEAYETLLLDVIRGDATLFMRADQVECAWQVVTSILDAWEAVPPADFPDYPAGSWGPEAADLMLAREGHSWLHPAGLEEP; translated from the coding sequence ATGCCGAAACGTTCCGTTCTTGCACCGACGATTATTATTATCTTCGGTGCCGGTGGCGATCTTGCCTGGCGCAAGCTCGTCCCGGCCCTTTACAACCTGCTCCTGGATGGGCATCTCCCTGAACAATTTGCGATTATCGGCGTGGCCCGCAAGACTGTTGAAAGTGCGGGGTTTCGTGCCAAGATCCGCATCGGGGTTGATCAGTTCTCCCGGCGGGGGGTGATCGATGAATCCCTCTGGAAGCGTTTTGCCGAAACGATCTCCTATGTCTCCGAAGATCTTACCGACCAAAGTTCCGGGATAGCTCTCAACGCGCGATTGGCAGAGATCGAGGGAGGGTGGGGAGTCAGGGCCAATCGGATCTATTACCTTGCCATCCCTCCCAACACCATGGAACCGGCGGCAGCCATGCTGCAACGTTTAGGTGTCTGCCGGGATTGCAGCCGCGACCGGCTGGTCGTGGAAAAACCGTTCGGACGCGATCTCCCCTCGGCGCAAACGCTCAACCGCTTTCTCGGCAACATGTTTGTCGAATCCCAGATCTACCGGATCGACCATTATCTCGGCAAGGAGACCGTCCAGAATATTCTCGCCTTCCGCTTTGCCAACTCCCTTTATGAGCCGATCTGGAACCGGCGCTATATCGACCATGTCCAGATTACCGTAGCTGAAACGGTCGGAGTCGAAGCGCGGGGAGACTATTACGATCATGCCGGGGCCCTGCGCGACATGGTGCAGAATCACCTCCTGCAAATCCTTTGTCTGGTAGCAATGGAGCCGCCCATTTCCTTTGACGCCGACGAAATCCGTAACAAGAAGGTCGATGTCCTGCGCGCCCTCCGGCCGATAAAAAACGAAGAAATCCATCGCGTCGCCGTGCGTGGACAGTACCGCAAAGGGACGATTCACGGCAGCCCGGTGCCGGGCTATCGGGAAGAGGAGAGTGTCTCGGCCGAATCCGCCACCGAGACCTATGCCGCTTTCACCTTTCATATCGACAACTGGCGCTGGCAGGGGGTGCCCTTTTATCTCCGCACCGGCAAACGCCTTCCGGCCAAGGTGTCGGAAGTCTCCATCATCTTCCGGTCACCGCCGCACCAGTTCTTTCCCTCCGCCGCCGTCGAAAGCTGGCAGCCAAATCGCATCGTCATCCGTATTCAACCGGAAGAGGGGATCGACACCCGCATCCAGGTCAAACAGCCGGGGACCCGCCTGCTGCTCGGAGCCGCTGACATGCAGTTTCGCTACCGTGAAGCCTTCAAGACTCCGGCGCCCGAAGCTTACGAGACCCTGCTGCTCGATGTGATTCGCGGTGATGCCACGCTCTTCATGCGGGCCGATCAGGTGGAGTGTGCCTGGCAGGTGGTGACATCGATTCTCGATGCCTGGGAAGCCGTCCCTCCCGCCGATTTTCCCGACTACCCGGCCGGCAGTTGGGGGCCGGAAGCGGCGGATCTGATGCTGGCTCGCGAAGGGCATAGCTGGCTGCACCCGGCCGGTCTGGAGGAGCCGTGA
- a CDS encoding thioesterase, with protein MKENLVAGLEHTFSFLVSKEKTVPFVYPESDLFRAMPSVFATAYMVGFMEWACMEALRPYLEEGEITLGTMINVTHQAATPPGMQVTAHVKCLEVDGKRIVWEIEARDEVEVIGKGTHERFIVNKEKFSAKVATKGCQK; from the coding sequence ATGAAAGAAAACCTTGTCGCCGGCCTGGAACACACCTTCAGCTTTCTGGTTTCAAAGGAAAAGACCGTGCCGTTCGTCTATCCGGAATCGGATCTTTTCCGTGCAATGCCGTCAGTCTTTGCCACCGCGTATATGGTTGGCTTTATGGAGTGGGCCTGCATGGAGGCTTTACGGCCGTACCTGGAAGAGGGAGAGATTACCCTGGGAACGATGATCAATGTCACCCATCAAGCAGCGACCCCCCCGGGGATGCAAGTTACGGCTCATGTGAAGTGTCTTGAAGTAGATGGTAAACGCATAGTGTGGGAAATCGAGGCACGGGACGAGGTTGAAGTGATCGGTAAAGGGACACATGAGCGCTTCATCGTAAATAAAGAGAAGTTTTCGGCGAAAGTGGCAACAAAAGGATGCCAAAAGTGA